From a region of the Vanessa atalanta chromosome 13, ilVanAtal1.2, whole genome shotgun sequence genome:
- the LOC125068059 gene encoding interferon-inducible double-stranded RNA-dependent protein kinase activator A homolog, with amino-acid sequence MMDGGVVHPHSSVVHGGVTGVVHGMPVHGAGPDGEHPPHGPRRRYQNRPKPPNNLERLPLDEAAKREMEALPMKTPVSVLQELLARRGTVPKYELVQIEGMIHEPTFRYRVTVADLIAMGTGRSKKEAKHSAAKALLDKLTGATPADQSTNGTVPETGTVVSSFEDKLMGNPVGWLQELCMSRFWPPPSYHAENDDNVSRRLPHERQFTIVCTLLKRREVGTGKSKKLAKRQAAYKMWQALQDNPLETFQPEEEGGVAARYADLKDSKISTLTTSHSHKVSQFHKHLKQSVGPNLAKLQVTPLNNKDFNFVQFLQEIASEQSFEVTYVDIEEKSMTGRSQCLVQLSTLPVAVCYGSGLTSKDAQSSAAQNALEYLKIMTKK; translated from the exons ATG ATGGATGGTGGTGTTGTACACCCCCACTCGAGTGTGGTCCATGGAGGGGTGACAGGAGTTGTACATGGAATGCCAGTACATGGGGCAGGTCCAGATGGAGAGCATCCTCCTCATGGACCACGGCGCCGCTATCAAAACAGACCCAAGCCACCTAACAATTTGGAACGTCTACCACTTGATGAAGCTGCGAAAAGG gaaATGGAAGCTCTCCCAATGAAGACACCAGTGTCAGTACTGCAAGAGCTCTTGGCTAGACGTGGCACGGTTCCCAAATATGAGCTGGTGCAAATAGAAGGAATGATTCATGAACCTACCTTTCGCTATCGGGTGACTGTTGCAGATTTGATTG CAATGGGTACTGGAAGATCGAAAAAGGAAGCTAAGCATTCAGCTGCCAAAGCTTTACTTGATAAGTTAACTGGTGCTACACCAGCTGATCAGTCAACAAATGGAACTGTACCTGAAAC TGGGACCGTTGTATCATCTTTTGAGGACAAACTGATGGGCAATCCAGTGGGATGGTTGCAGGAGCTTTGTATGTCTCGCTTCTGGCCTCCACCCTCATATCATGCAGAGAATGATGACAATGTTTCCAGGC gttTACCCCATGAGCGCCAGTTCACGATTGTTTGTACACTGTTGAAACGTCGCGAGGTGGGAACAGGAAAGTCTAAGAAATTGGCTAAGCGCCAGGCAGCATACAAAATGTGGCAAGCACTTCAAGATAATCCACTAGAGACTTTCCAACCTGAAGAAgag GGCGGTGTCGCGGCCCGCTATGCCGACCTGAAAGATAGTAAAATCTCTACACTCACAACCAGTCACAGCCACAAGGTGTCGCAGTTTCACAAACACCTCAAACAATCTGTCGGCCCTAACCTGGCCAAGTTGCAG GTGACCCCACTTAACAACAAGGACTTCAACTTCGTCCAGTTCCTCCAAGAAATAGCTTCTGAGCAGTCTTTTGAGGTGACATATGTAGATATTGAGGAAAAGTCTATGACAGGCCGCAGTCAGTGTCTAGTCCAGCTATCAACTTTGCCTGTCGCTGTATGCTATGGTTCAGGGCTAACTAGCAAGGATGCTCAGTCTTCGGCGGCACAAAATGCTCTCgagtatttgaaaataatgacaAAGAAGTGA
- the LOC125068058 gene encoding dynein regulatory complex subunit 2-like encodes MGLSKEEKKAKKEAKRLEKLRAENEARKALKREELEREIAAQARKRGELDKSWREMMLKIKEPIFKQDIEVLWHTFERAYDKKDYLIKYIMQLMGVADDQFQRTVASFCDTIDTMINKFLSELEELTKYNDIRTSQILKSGEDEASRIATDHNAAETHLQLLLFHGRTTADSMAWTTRGENLVKEDEERNKYANERENLRSFLENTYNSTWDEYKAVLKSYVVETAENQKQVRKLRRKENLMADIIASQAKKIANSDGLLKRLRSELAAYESGTKQAVFRDRRDRHRAAFFKLKKTLADGCAIDSNQMAELVRQSDSALEWLEAAYKKGEKILRMAALCRKFETQREKVLPFGSNQPYSPTETKISLRQQHSNESLVANAMSSTGGLTRLWQKISNAELSRRALVREKMFLEKENALIIQKIQEYQESNIIPESRKCPCDPGKTDPACHPVAIDGVLEVLKYR; translated from the coding sequence ATGGGTTTATCTAAAGAGGAAAAGAAAGCCAAGAAAGAGGCTAAAAGGTTAGAAAAACTTAGAGCAGAAAATGAGGCACGAAAAGCGTTAAAGCGGGAAGAACTCGAACGAGAAATAGCAGCGCAGGCCCGAAAACGTGGCGAGTTAGACAAGAGCTGGCGTGAAATGATGCTCAAAATAAAAGAACCGATATTCAAACAAGATATTGAAGTATTGTGGCATACGTTCGAAAGAGCTTATGACAAAAAagattacttaattaaatacattatgcagCTGATGGGTGTCGCTGATGATCAGTTTCAGAGAACCGTAGCCAGTTTTTGTGACACAATAGACACGATGATCAATAAATTCCTTTCAGAGTTAGAGgagttaacaaaatataacgaTATAAGAACGTCTCAAATACTTAAATCTGGTGAAGACGAAGCTTCACGTATAGCCACTGATCATAACGCAGCCGAGACTCATCTTCAGCTTTTACTTTTTCATGGACGTACAACAGCGGATTCTATGGCTTGGACTACTAGGGGCGAAAATTTAGTTAAGGAAGATGAGGAACGAAATAAATATGCTAATGAACGAGAAAATTTGCGTTCATTCCTCGAAAACACTTACAACTCTACTTGGGATGAATATAAAGCTGTATTGAAATCGTATGTAGTTGAAACGGCTGAAAATCAAAAACAAGTACGTAAATTGCGAAGGAAAGAAAATCTAATGGCAGATATCATTGCGTCTCAGGCTAAAAAAATTGCCAACAGTGACGGTTTGCTAAAACGTCTTCGATCTGAATTAGCGGCATATGAATCGGGCACTAAGCAAGCAGTGTTCCGAGATCGTCGAGATCGCCATCGGGCAgcgttttttaaattgaaaaaaacgtTGGCAGATGGTTGCGCTATTGATTCAAATCAAATGGCAGAATTAGTTAGACAGTCCGATAGCGCACTAGAATGGCTTGAAGCAGCTtataaaaaaggtgaaaaaatattacgtatggCTGCTTTATGTAGAAAATTTGAAACGCAACGGGAAAAAGTTTTGCCTTTCGGTTCCAACCAGCCGTATTCCCCGACAGAAACGAAAATCAGCTTACGACAGCAACATTCAAATGAATCATTGGTCGCTAATGCTATGTCGTCTACTGGAGGACTTACGAGACTGTGGCAGAAAATATCCAACGCCGAATTATCGAGGAGGGCTTTGGTTcgtgaaaaaatgtttttagagaAAGAAAACgctttaattatacaaaaaattcaAGAATATCAGGAGTCAAACATTATACCCGAGTCTCGTAAATGTCCTTGTGATCCAGGAAAGACGGACCCCGCTTGCCATCCTGTAGCTATAGATGGTGTATTGGAAGTACTTAAATAtagatga
- the LOC125068060 gene encoding uncharacterized protein LOC125068060: protein MTEAIMTKMNYVFELITLVIFCLVVYICAFLNREKYVKLLNMIISTWCDIPINSSSQNILSNLKFHVNFIVMGSLIMVVIIQIAVNFSRNSNIWKVILVALTFNLPQTIEFTALAFFYSLVKMLVTILANINNNCLILTKNTKVSVSEITEVQTKSTVTLRQMELAYVKAFEIKTYINKAFEGPILACTIQCFHSIISESHIIYHGVVVGNTLTTHDVVNCSIWIAYQLLKIFSLSYAGNLLKLEGLKIGQTLHNIPTEKQDLRRLMEIQHFSSLMSYQKIEMTVYEYFPLDATLLYNMLASAMMYLIILVQFDRRE, encoded by the exons ATGACTGAGGCGATTATGACTAAAATGAATTATGTATTTGAATTAATCACCCTTGTAATTTTTTGCCTTGTTGTTTACATCTGTGCCTTTCTAAATCGAGAAAAATATGTCAAACTATTGAATATGATAATCAGTACGTGGTGCGACATACCGATTAATAGCAGCAGTCAAAATATTCTCTCTAATTTGAAATTTCACGTAAATTTTATAGTGATGGGTAGTTTAATTATGGTAGTAATCATACAAATTGCTGTTAATTTTTCTCGAAACAGTAATATATGGAAAGTGATTCTTGTagcattaacatttaatttgccACAGACGATAGAATTTACAGCGCTGGCATTTTTTTATTCGCTTGTAAAAATGCTAGTCACCATCCTGGCTAACATAAACAATAACTGTTTAATACTGACGAAAAATACCAAAGTATCAGTGAGCGAAATTACTGAGGTACAAACGAAATCAACGGTTACTCTGCGTCAAATGGAACTGGCCTACGTAAAAgcatttgaaattaaaacatatataaataaagctttTGAAGGGCCTATTCTAGCTTGCACGATACAATGTTTTCACTCAATAATAAGTGAGTCTCATATAATCTATCATGGGGTTGTAGTAGGTAACACTCTGACGACTCACGACGTCGTAAATTGTTCTATCTGGATTGCATATCAGCTTCTCAAAATCTTCTCGTTGTCTTACGCTGGAAATTTGCTAAAACTGGAG GGATTAAAAATTGGCCAAACTTTGCACAATATTCCAACCGAAAAACAGGATTTACGTCGGTTAATGGag ATTCAACATTTCTCTTCTCTTATGTCTTACCAAAAAATTGAAATGACGGTGTATGAATACTTTCCTCTGGATGCGACTCTTTTGTATAAT ATGCTGGCATCGGCTATGatgtatttgataattttagtgCAATTTGATAGGcgagaataa